The Pelecanus crispus isolate bPelCri1 chromosome 7, bPelCri1.pri, whole genome shotgun sequence genome includes a window with the following:
- the HAPLN3 gene encoding hyaluronan and proteoglycan link protein 3 gives MLLLLLLLEATLLWLASGSHHPFYNGFYYSRIMNDKGNGQEKVVYFNGAKLVVETPKDPVYSSNGANVTLPCHYHYEPEMEGKGKIRIKWSKLRDDYTKEQDVLVAIVGKTCVAFGDFQGRARLRQAGRREASLVVSDVRLQDDGKYRCEVIDGLEDESNVVDLRLKGVVFPYQPPRGQYRLNFHDAERVCREQGAILATFNQLFQAWSEGLDWCSAGWLADGTVQYPVRLPRKPCGGLHLAPGIRSYGPRHQHLHRFDAFCFSSALKGEVFYLDHPAGMTLEEAKQSCQDVGAEIARVGQLYSAWKFLGLDRCDAGWLADGSVRYPIAKPRANCGPVEPGVRSFGFPRKGRFGVFCYKER, from the exons atgctgctgctcctgctgctcctggaggCCACCCTGCTGTGGCTGGCCAGCGGCTCCCACCACCCCTTCTACAACGGCTTCTACTACAGCCGCATCATGAACGACAAGGGCAACGGGCAGGAGAAAG TGGTTTACTTCAACGGGGCCAAGCTGGTGGTGGAGACCCCCAAAGATCCCGTCTACAGCTCCAACGGTGCCAATGTCACCCTCCCCTGCCACTACCATTACGAGCCTGAGATGGAGGGGAAGGGCAAGATCCGCATCAAGTGGTCCAAGCTGCGGGACGACTACACCAAGGAGCAGGACGTGCTGGTTGCCATTGTAGGCAAGACCTGCGTGGCCTTTGGGGACTTCCAGGGCCGCGCTCGCCTCCGCCAGGCTGGCCGGCGCGAGGCCTCGCTGGTCGTCAGCGATGTGCGCTTGCAGGATGATGGCAAATACCGCTGCGAGGTCATCGATGGGCTGGAGGACGAGAGCAATGTGGTGGACCTCCGGCTGAAAG GCGTCGTGTTCCCCTACCAGCCTCCCCGCGGGCAGTACAGGCTCAACTTCCACGACGCCGAGCGAGTGTGCCGGGAGCAGGGTGCCATCCTCGCCACCTTCAACCAGCTCTTCCAGGCCTGGAGCGAGGGGCTGGACTGGTGCAGCGCGGGCTGGCTGGCCGATGGCACCGTGCAGTACCCCGTCCGCCTGCCCCGCAAGCCCTGCGGTGGGCTGCACCTCGCCCCGGGCATCCGCAGCTACGGCCCGCGCCACCAGCACCTGCACCGCTTTGATGCCTTCTGCTTCTCCTCCGCGCTCaaag GAGAGGTTTTCTACCTGGACCACCCGGCCGGGATGACGCTGGAGGAAGCCAAGCAGAGCTGCCAGGACGTGGGGGCCGAGATTGCCCGGGTGGGGCAGCTCTACTCCGCCTGGAAGTTCCTGGGGCTGGATCGCTGCGATGCCGGCTGGCTGGCAGACGGCAGCGTCCGCTACCCCATCGCCAAGCCCCGGGCCAACTGCGGCCCCGTGGAGCCTGGTGTCCGCAGCTTCGGCTTCCCCCGCAAGGGCAGGTTTGGGGTCTTCTGCTACAAGGAGCGATAA